In Astyanax mexicanus isolate ESR-SI-001 chromosome 17, AstMex3_surface, whole genome shotgun sequence, a single window of DNA contains:
- the vtnb gene encoding vitronectin b encodes MKSLFLILLGLATVTFAAEETCVGRCKEGFDSSKKCQCDMMCKYYGSCCQDFETTCRSKIARGDVFDLPEEDVNTTVTPTTKPIVTTAIPTTPVPTTTNIPFSTVPPDPEAVACSGRTFDAFLQLKNGSIYAFRGDYFFEMDERSVMPGYPKRIKDVWGISGPIDAAFTRINCQGKTYIFKGNKYWRFDGDVLDEDYPRDISVGFEKIPDDVDAAFAIPAPSHHGKEKVYFFKGDRYYQYEFKHQPSHEECVQMTRSSPSVLFTSYTKLYCDDEMGNLFDFLFGSLQGHHKGPRFIARDWIGIKPPVDAAMVGRLYMTAVPSTSPAPSTGGDAVLGRRRPHRRRKHKNRGSRLSRSLFWEDFGLDYEERYFGAERRGKDQKKGRGKRPSLFDYSYDSEDYADVEITVQEKAMPVQNVYFFKKDKYYRVDLQTKRIDYANPPYPRSIAKYWLGCKVKELAEK; translated from the exons ATGAAATCACTGTTTTTGATATTACTTGGACTGGCGACAGTGACGTTTGCTGCAGAAG AAACGTGTGTTGGACGGTGTAAAGAAGGCTTCGACTCTTCAAAGAAATGCCAGTGTGACATGATGTGCAAGTACTACGGAAGCTGCTGTCAGGATTTTGAGACCACATGCCGGAGCAAAA TTGCCCGTGGAGATGTGTTTGACCTTCCTGAGGAAGATGTGAACACTACAGTGACCCCCACCACAAAGCCAATCGTGACCACTGCCATTCCCACCACCCCCGtacccaccaccaccaacatACCCTTCTCCACTGTACCTCCTGACCCGGAGGCAGTCGCCTGCAGCGGCCGCACGTTTGATGCCTTCCTGCAGCTAAAGAATGGATCTATTTACGCCTTCAGAG GTGATTACTTCTTTGAGATGGATGAGCGCTCAGTGATGCCAGGCTATCCCAAACGCATCAAAGATGTCTGGGGCATTTCTGGTCCAATCGATGCTGCCTTCACTCGAATCAACTGCCAAGGAAAGACTTATATATTTAAG GGTAACAAGTACTGGCGCTTTGATGGTGATGTTTTGGATGAGGATTATCCCAGAGATATCTCTGTGGGCTTTGAGAAGATTCCAGATGACGTTGATGCTGCGTTTGCCATTCCTGCTCCAAGCCACCATGGGAAGGAGAAAGTGTATTTCTTTAAAG GTGACCGCTATTACCAGTATGAGTTCAAGCACCAGCCGTCACATGAAGAGTGTGTCCAAATGACCAGGTCCTCCCCCTCTGTTCTCTTCACAAGCTACACTAAATTATACTGTGACGACGAAATGGGAAACCTGTTTGACTTTCTCTTTGGAAGCT TACAGGGACATCACAAAGGTCCCCGCTTCATTGCCAGAGACTGGATTGGCATCAAACCTCCAGTAGATGCTGCGATGGTGGGCAGGCTATACATGACCGCCGTACCTTCCACCTCACCAGCTCCATCCACAGGCGGAGATGCAGTTCTCGGCAGGAGACGGCCCCACCGCAGGAGAAAGCACAAGAACCGTGGTTCCAGGCTCAGCCGCTCACTGTTCTGGGAGGATTTTGGATTGGATTATGAAGAGAG GTATTTTGGAGCAGAAAGAAGAGGTAAAGATCAGAAGAAAGGACGGGGAAAGCGTCCATCTCTTTTTGACTACAGCTATGACTCTGAGGACTACGCTGATGTGGAGATCACTGTGCAGGAGAAAGCAATGCCAGTGCAAAATGTCTATTTCTTCAAAAAAG ATAAATACTACAGAGTGGATCTGCAGACCAAACGGATCGA